A stretch of the Archangium violaceum genome encodes the following:
- a CDS encoding (2Fe-2S) ferredoxin domain-containing protein → MPPFKRHVFVCTNRRPDGHPKGCCATKGGEEVRARFKEELEKRGLKGQMRANAAGCLDTCSFGVSVVVYPEGTWYGGVKPEDVPAIVDEHLVGGQPVERLLMPFSRKKAEE, encoded by the coding sequence ATGCCCCCCTTCAAACGTCACGTATTCGTCTGCACCAACCGGCGTCCCGATGGGCACCCCAAGGGATGCTGCGCCACCAAGGGTGGTGAAGAGGTCCGCGCCCGCTTCAAGGAGGAGCTGGAGAAGCGGGGCCTCAAGGGGCAGATGAGGGCCAACGCCGCCGGGTGCCTCGACACCTGCTCGTTCGGGGTGTCCGTGGTCGTCTATCCGGAAGGCACCTGGTACGGGGGCGTGAAGCCCGAGGACGTGCCCGCCATCGTCGACGAGCACCTCGTGGGAGGCCAGCCCGTGGAGCGGCTGCTGATGCCGTTCTCGCGCAAGAAGGCCGAGGAGTAG